The sequence ACCCCCGACCAGCACGGCGTCGCCAACCACCGCACCCCCAAACACGCCGCCCCGCCCAGCACCCTCTACCGCACCCACAGCGGCAGGATCTGCCCCCCCAACGCCCTGCGGGCCGACCCGCTCCCCACCCAGCCCGTCTACTCCACCCCCGCACACCTGGAAAACAAGGAACCTCACAATGGCAGGTAGGCCCCCAAGGCAGCCCCGGAGGCCCAGGTCCTGCAGAACGGCCCCCCCAAAAATGACCACTCTGTCTCTATGCCCCAGTCTTGAGGATAATCGGATCTCTTTATGATGTCCATCCTTTACCTAGTGCTGTCTGAACTGCAGAGGTTAAAGATTTCAGCCAATACGCTACGGTTTACATCAGTCGGCATGGCGATTCACATTctgcttccccctctctccgcacagtcacacagtgctTTACACACGATCAGTGTGCGCTGTTATGGTAGCAGTCGGGGTCAGGGCAACGGACGGCGATGACTCGTGTTTATTTTCTTCCGCGTGTCTGTCTTTTGCGTGTGTCCATCGTAGCCTCAGCGTGTGCTTGCGACGCCGTGATTGGCGTGCGTGTCTTAACGTTGTGCCCCCCCCTGTCTCTCGCCTCCCACGCAGTGTCCCAGGGCTGGACGGCCAGACCTCGTCCTCTGGCTCCGCCCCCTCGGCTCGGCTGGAGGCGGAGTCGGGGGAGGGCGGGGCGCTGAGCggcgaggagggggaggagcctccATGCGCCCTGTCCCGCCTCAGGAGCCCCTCGGTGATGGAAGTAAGAGAGAAAGGGTATGAGAGGTTGAAGGAGGAGCTTGccaaagcacagagggtaaggGCTTCGTAATGGATTCATAAGGGCTTCATAAGGGTTTAATAACGGTTCTGTATGGATTTTATATGGACTTCATAAGGACTTAATAGGGGTTTTGTAAGGACTTCATAAGGGTTTGATAAGGCTTTTGTATGGGTTTTATAAGTGTTTTATAAGGACTTCATAAGGGTTTCGTACACGTTTTATAAGGACTTCATATGGGCTTCATAACGACTTCATAAGGCCTTCATAAGGGCTTTATGTCTCAGCACTTTACTTGTCTGACAATCACCTGCTTTAGCCCACCACTGTGTGAAGCAGTTCCCAACACAGGACTGAATTGCCGTGAATGCTTGATTTGAAATTTCTAAAGAAAAGTTTTGGTTTTGTTCTGTTTCCTTAACATGTGATTTCTTTTCAGAGCCGTTTTTTCCTCCTTCGTTTTAAAGAATATTTTCTTCTGgcttatttgtaaaataaaacttgGACCGGTCCAGCTTTTATGCACCTGCTTTTGAAAGGTGGAATTACCAGGTGTGtgttttaagaaaaataatCAAGGACTGCCCGTTCATACACCTTCCCTGGATTAATGCTGAAGCACAGAGGTTTTCTGGAAATGTTGCATAAAAATTAAAACTGATTCTGGCTCCAGAGGGTGAAACAAGATGATTGACAGTTTGACTGTTCTTTATTCTGTTATCAGCCTGAGATGGTTCATCTGTCCATATGCAGTCCGTGCATTTTAAACGCAGAAGCCATTTTCGTGATTTTCACCGCTGTTCATGGCACCTCTCCCCCCTATTTATTTTCAACCTTATTTTGCAGCTTCCTGTATGGGGTGAGTGAGAATTCTCCTCGGTGCCATTTTTCAGAGCCAGAATGGCTCCATTGCTCTTCTTACCTCGACagattcctttttttattattgactgCTATGGCATGGCTGTCCATTTCAGCGGCTCCCCTTGAGATCTGCGCGCCTTGGGGCAAACCTTACGTTTGAATGGGCAGAATGTGCGTGGGGAATTAATCCCACACACATGACGGCCCGTTCTTCATTTAGGTCACTGGTCTCATTGCGCAGCTGTCCTCACAGATTGCCTGAACAGAATTCCCAGAGGCGGAAGGGTTGGAAGTCATGGGGTCTGTATGTCCCTCAGGCAATGCTGTGCAGGTCTTCCCGTGGCCTTATTCGAGCGGTCTCATCACACTTGAGATTGACTTTAGCTGGAATATCATTCCTGTCCACAAGATTTGGACAATGCTGAGGAGAATATGCACActaatggtaataataataataataataataataataataataataatattttaagggACCTGGTCTCATTGAGCCAGCAGTGATGTGCTTCACACATCACtgaaggcggccattttgtaacaTGCAGTGGTTGGCAGCTCAGTGTGGCTCCTATTTTGAACTGAAGGTCCCTGTGACCTCACAAGGACCTCGCAGTGATACAACTCTGACCTAACTGTGACCTCACCATGACCTCACAGTGACATAACCCTGACAAAACTGTGACCTCACAGTGATACAAGTGTGACCTAACTGTGACCTCGCAGTGGTACAACTGTGactccacacactgcagtaccaGCCTCTCTGTCTGGCAGAGACAACAGGCCTTGCCTCACCCCAGGGGACCATCACAAGCCCACCCACTGGAAAAGCTGTGGGCTCGGATTATCCCACATAAATCTGGATTGATCCTATCTGTCGAGGACAAGGCGGCTTGCAGTTTTGtgccacccctcccctcccccacctcttaATGTCATACACTGCAAAACATTGTCTTATCACGTGTTTTAGTCTTAAGTAATGAGACCCAAAATCTCTCTCAAAAATGTCTCAAGTCAAAAAAAAGTTGGGTTTTCTTGAGGGTTTGTGTGCGAGTGGTGGGTTTCCTTGTTTGTGCACGGTTAAGTGTGCAGAGGGAATGTAGGTTAATCCTCTGAtcggagcagcagcagtgtgcatgtgtgtgtgtgtctgtgtgcgtatttgtgtgtgtgtgtgtgtgtgtgtgtgtctgtctggctgtgtgtgtctgtctgtgtgtgtatgtctgtctgtgtgcgtatttgtgtgtgtgtgtgtctgtctgtctgtgtgtgtatgtatgtctgtctgtgtgtgtgtgtgtgtgtctgtgtgcgtatttgtgtgtgtgtgtgtctgtctgtgtgtgtgtgtgtgtgtgtgtgtgtgtgtgtgtgtctgtgtgcgtatttgtgactgtgtgcatgtctgtctgtgtgcgtatttgtgtgtgtgtgtgtgtgtgtgtgtctgtctgtgtatgtctgtctgtgtgtgtgtgtgtgtgtgtgtgtgtgtgtgtgtgtctgtgtgcgtatttgtgactgtgcatgtctgtctgtgtgcgtatttgtgtgtgtgtgtgtgtaggtgtaggtgtaggtgtgtgtgtctgtgtgtgtgtgtgtctgtctgtgtgtgtgtgtgtgtgtctgtgtctgtgtctgtgtgtgtgtgtgtgtgtgtgtgtatgtgtgtatgtgtgtatgtgtgtgtgtatgtgtgtgtgtgtgtgtgtgtgcgtgtgtgtgtgtgtgtctgtctctgtgtgtgtgtgtgtgtgtgtaggtgtaggtgtaggtgttgtgtgtgtgtgtgtgtgtgtggggtgtgctgCATGATTGACAGCCTGGAATGTGACAGGACGGCCACCTCCCTTCACACGCAACAATGGAGCCGGGGCGGCGCCGTGGAGCCGAGACAATACGCTGCAGACAGGAGAACAGCCCGTCTCTCCACGGCCCCCCTCAGCCCGCGCTGCGAGAACACCGTCCCCGACACGCTAATGAGCCTCCGCGCCAACTCTCCCCATAACGCCTCCCCCGAGGCGGCCGGCTCTGCGCTTCACACGCGCTCGACGGGTCTCATTCGATCACACGCGTTTTCACCGAAGCAAGCCGAACCGcgtttgagccaaaatggccgccgcggCTTTGCCCTGTTTgccaggggggaaaaaaccctgATGTTCGTTCGTGTGTTCTGAAGCAGCTCGAGCCGCAGAACCAGAACGATCGGATTAGAGATGGGAAGAGGCTGTCACGTGACCAGTGCTATGTGAAAGTCTCActcctagagagagagagagatggaaacagATTGGAAGACTGAATGAGAGTGAAATACACATGAAAAGGTGAAGTTGTGGTGAGTGGgacggggaggaggagagggatatCAGTGAgctagagatggagagagagaggagttaagagggaaagaaagagaagggTTGTCAGAGagtggtttggggggggtggggggtgttggcacagaggaaggaaggaaggaacaTTGCGAGGGAGAGGAAGTGTGTGCAGGGTAAGCCAAAATCTCTACAGGCAGTCAGGATGTGCACCAGTGAGATGACAGACACAGATTTTAGGCTCAGACAAGATCgccacacccccccccgcccccttcccaTCAGGGGCCGGACACAGACCACACGTGTCACATGACccctgggccccccccccccccacctcggCAGGAAGTCGGCATCGGTTGCCCGGGTGATGACCCTGAACGCACAGGGGATGTGCGAGTGCGTTAACGAGGCCCCCGCGCGTTTACACGCTGCTCACCCCAGAGGGTTCGACGCCCTGCGGTCTGTGAAATTCATAATTGTGTACCGACAAATATCGGTAATATCCATAACTGCGTTTCTGTGAGACGCATTCCAGGGCCTGGAGATTCCTTGTGgcaggccagtgtgtgtgcgtgtgagtgtgtgtatgtatgtgtatgtatgtgtactgtgtgtgtgtgtgtgtgtgtgtgtgtgtgtgtttgtttgtacagtgcttgtgtgtgtatgtgtgtgtactgtgtctgtatatagagtgtgtgtgtgtgtgtgggagagagagatgtgtgtgtgtttgtgtgtatatatatatatgtgtgtgtgtgtgtgtgtgtaggtgtactgtgtgtgtaagtgtgtgtacagtatgtgtgtacagtgcgtgtgtatatatgtgtactgtgtgtgtagatatgtgtgtacattacatgtgtgtgtacaatgcttgtatatatgtgtgtgtgtgtgtacaatgtgtgtgtgtgtgtgtgtgtgcgtgtgtgcgtgcgtgcgtgcgtgcgtatgtgtgtatgtgtgtgtacagtatatgtgtgtctctgtgtgtgtgcatgtatctgtaCTGTGTATGtagatatctgtgtgtgtgtacaatgcttgtgtatgtatgtatgtgtgtatgtgtgtgtgtgtgtgtgtgtgtgtgactgctccACTCCTCCTCAACGTCTCGGTTGGCAGTACACGCTTCCTGATGATTGTGTGTTGTGTCAGAAGGGCGTGGTGAACCTAATTGTGACATTATTGTGTCACAGAGAACAATCGGACATACGttggctgccatggaaacagccGCTGTACTGCGTCACTAGGGAACACACCcggcagaacagaacagaacagagcagacACTTAAACAAAAGTAAcgatgaaaagaaaaatatttttcatctttattttaATTGGTTACTGATAGCAGTTCCTACTTTCAGTGTgatgctcccccccccctccccctcgtcTAAGACCCTCATGTTCCCGGTCTCCTGACGGGACCGCATTAGGGCTGACCTTTGTGCCTACACCCACTTCCACAGGCGAGGGTCTAAACCTCATTAGAAAAGGGCAGCCAATCATCTGAGCCCAGCTCCCAGCCCGCAATAAGGCACAGTGGTGTGTAACCTCGTTACGGATGCAGGCGGCTTTGCAGCGGCACGGCACTTTGTCATGCCGGTAAATTGAATTCCGGGCTTAAATTCGATTTCGGCAGCAGAAGCGGACGCACGGCCGTGCTGTTTTACATACGAATGTCTGCTCGACAGCACCCCCTGGAGCACACGGGGGGGAATTGCAGTGGCAGACAGTTAGTGGAATAACGCGGACGAAAACGGCTTTGTGTTTTTATCGATGTGTTATTTCAGCTGCTGTGTAATGAGTGTTTGTTCACATCGTGTTTTTAAAGCTCATTTGCCGGCgaaaatgtgaatgtgttttcgttcgttgtttgttttgttgaatgaggtgaacGACGCATGTGCCAAACAGTTCCTTTTGTAGGCGAGGAGTTACAGACCTGTGCACGGAGAGGGTTTGCAGCTGAACAGCGTTATTTTCCAGGGCCCTGTATCGCAAAGGGGGAGATtaccgagtaaaacccggaaccctcccgaatctggaacacggactgaagcaaaaagagctgttccgggttttactcagcgcagttatccagctaaatctgAAATCCTGCGATTTGGAATAACCCCCAGAACAGCCTCCTAAATTTGCAAGACCTGTGTGCTTTTGAGAcgggtgaccccccccccccaaaaaaaggaacaCAGCGGCCATCTTTATAGACCACCTCCTTTtaagttttgttttgctttctctcttatttttttatttttcatcaagAGAAATACAGCAGAGGCGTCacgtttttcatttttgtttcgtttttttgctttatttcacTTCTGAAGGACCTTAAGTTAAAAGACGAAGAATGTGAAAGGCTCTCTAAAGTGAGAGACCAGCTGGGGCAGGAACTGGAGGAGCTCACTGCGAGCCTGTTCGAGGTTTGTGTGGATTCTTCCTCACCCCGAGCCCCACAGAGCTGTCTGTATCTCAGCACCTACAGTctggactctctctctcaggaccgGCAGAGCTGCCCGACCCGTTTAGCCGACCTTAGGCCGTTAGACGGTACCGAACCCGAAACGCTCGAGTGGCGAAACGTCGCTGTTATTGGTGACGAGCTCCGTCCGGAACGTTCTCTGAAAAGGCGAAAATATAACGGCAGAATAAAGCAGGGGAAACGTTGAGGAACTGGTATTGATTCAGACAACAATTATTATTGAAATTCTGCCAATAATCGTGACCATAATTCTGCCGGGATGCACGGAAAAATGTGTAAAGTACATTTATTGTGCAATCCCACTTGTGTTAAATGGCTGATGGATAATATTGGGTCTTATTCCTTCAAATTCAAGAACTGCTCCTACAGAGAGTTCAGTCCACTTTGTGGAATTTCCGGCTTTGACAATCATCACAGGACTCTGATTAACTGATGCAGATAAACCGCTTTAAAAACAGACGTTGAGGAAACCGCCAAAAGGCTGAGCTGCATCCCACAGATATGATAAAAGTTCTGCTAAATCAGTCGGGTAGCTCTCTGGTGTTTACGCCctcagtttgtttttttccccttgtgattgaaaatgtttgcctttttttccccccctccttctAGCTAAACAAttatccctcctcctcctctcctcctctcactctttccctccctccttctctttccctcttccctGTCCTGTCGTTCTTAAAGACCCTGACTAACCAGCTTCTCTTAAGGGGGTGTGCAGTGGTACGCAGGCTTGCCTTGTGCTGGGGTGTTGATGTTGGGTTTGGTGGTGCATTCTGggcaatgttgtttttttgggggaagtGGGGgtggcgggagagagagggtctgAGTCACCATGCCGCCCCCCCACAGGAGGCCCACAAGATGGTGCGTGAGGCCAACGTCAAGCAGGCCACGGCGGAGAAGCAGCTTAAGGAGGCCCTGGGGAAGGTAAGGGCCCGAGGAGGACTGACACTGACCATAGATGCAGAAATACTAGATCTGTTTTTTCCAACCATAGATACATAAATACTAGATATGTCCTTTTTGACCATAAATGTATAAGTACTAGATCTGTCCTTTCAGACCAGCTCTGCTGTGTCTCCTGATTGATTGGAAAAGCATAATGAATGTAACGGTGAGCACCGCTGTGTCTCCTGATTGGTCAGTAAAGCGTAAAGAATGAAACCGAGCACTGCTGTGTCTCCTGAATGGTCAGTTAAGCATAATGAATGAAATGGTGAGCACCACTGTGTctcctgattggtcagtgaAGTGTAATGAATGAAACGGTGAGCACCACTGTGTCTCCTGATTGGTCAGTAAAGTGTAATGAATGAAACGGTGAGCACCGCTGTGTCTCCTGATTGTTTGGTAACCTGTGTTGCCAGATCGACGTGCTGCAGGCGGAAGTGGCGGCCCTGAAGACCCTAGTGCTCTCCACgtcccccacctctccctgtaAGGACCTGCCCCTGGGGCCCAAGGCCCCGTTCAAGAAGGGCCACGCCCGCAACAAGAGCACCAGCAGCGCCATGCTGGGCCCCCAGCAGGAGCTCAGCATCACCCAGCCCATCGTGCGCGACTGCAaggaggtagtgtgtgtgtgtgtgtgtgtgtgtgtgtgtgagagagagtgtatgtgtatgtgtatgtgtgtgtgtgtgtgtgtgtgagagagagattgtgagagagattgtgagagtgtgtgtgtgtgtgagagagagagtgtatgtgtgtgtgtgtgtgtgtgtgtgtgtgtgagagagagagtgtatgtgtgtgtgtgtgagagagagcgagagtgagagagtgtatgtgtgtgtgtgtgagagagagagagagagagtgagagagagagtgtgtgcgcgcgtgtgtgtgtgtgtgtgagagagtgtatgtgtatctgtgtgtgtgtctgtgtacacgtGACtggtaatgttgtgtgtgtgttagtgtgtgtttgtgtaccagTGGACAATAATGATGTGCGTTTGTGTACCAGCGagcagtaacagtgtgtgtgtgcgcagtaatggggtgtatgtcagtgtgtgtgtgtgtgtgtgtgcgtgggtgtgtgtgtatgtgtgagtaggcagtaagtgtgtgtgttcctccagGTGGACACGTTGCTCTTCAGTGAGTTTAAGGCGTGGAGAGAGGAGCCAACGCTAGAGAGGAGCTGCTCCTTCCTGGAGAGAATCTACAGAGAGGACATCTACCCCTGCCTCACCTTCTCCAAgagcgaggtgtgtgtgtgtgtgtgtgtgtgtgtgtgtgcgtgtgcgtgtgcgtgtgtgcgtgtgtgcgcgtgcgtgcgagaGGACATCTAATCCCGCCTCACCTTCTCCAAgagcgaggtgtgtgtgtgtgtgtgtgtgtgtgtgtctgcaccccTAAAATGTATAACCTCAGAGTGTCTCCCCAGGATCTTCCAAGCACCAGGTTATTGAAAAACAGCATCATTTAAATTCAGTATGCTAATCGATAGCAGCTAAAAACCGCTAGTTATGCGGGATGCCGCTTCTCTTGGCTTTACTTCTCAACAGAAGCATCTTCCATCTGCCTGGTCCGTGAGATTCTTTCAACACAACGGCGACCTTGAAAAATTAGTACAAAATGTCCGCCCCGAACTTTAGTCTCTTTTAAAAGTGCTTCCGCAGCATTATTTATTGTCTTCTCTACTTTCCagcatttatattgtatttttagTTGATAAAATGTTGGGGTTTTTTGTCCTTGGGAATCAGGTGACGTTTCAGCGATGTTAGCAAAAAGAGCACCTGCTCTGTAGATGACCTCGTTGCTGCTTTACTCACTGAACGCTGGCTGTGTTCTAAACTTACGACTTCAGGCTGATTTTAATGGAAGTGTAGTGCGAGTAGTGTGTCTCAGAATCCGTCATGGTGTTCTGCAGAAGATGCCCTCTGCTGGCAGATTGTGTGTACTGCACCTGATATTGAGCTATGAATCGGCAGTAAAACCCTGTGATATCTGTGCTTCATCAGTCTTTTCATGCCAGTCAACCTCTTattcctttctccctctctctccctccctctccctctccctctccctctctctccgcgtGATCTTCCCGTCTCTCACCTCCTGTCTCACtcatctttctctcctctcatttgctcactctttccccctccctctcccctccctctccctccctctctctccctccctctccctctccctctctctctctcccctctctcccctctctctctctctccctctctctccctctccccccctccctctctctcctctcccccctccctctctcccctctctccctctctctccctccctctccaccccacCCCGTGGTGACCCAGTTGGCGTCGGCCATTTTGGAGGCCGTGGAGAGGAACACGCTGAGCGTGGAGCCGGCGGGCTTCCAGCCGCTGCCCGTGGTGAAGGCCTCGGCCGTGGAGTGCGGCGGACCAAAGTGAGTAACGCTACtcgtgcattgtgggaaaccaCGGGCCTCCGTGCACCGTAGCCGTAACCGGGAGAGAGATTTACAGTTATGTCcaaaccccctctccccctctccacccgaCACAACCCGCTGCGAGCGAGAATCTTCTTTTCATGGCTGTTATTTACTGTCGTGTGACACTCAATGTGCTTCTCGGCGTCAGAGCTTGAAATACGGCGTCTCGTCTGTTTGGGTGCACTGCACACATTTGTCATCTCTCGTTTGTCCTCGTTTCATTAAATtcttgtttaaaatgaaaagtgtttttattttttattctttatttttttcttcccctctTTAGACTTGCTTTGAAGTTACACTTCCCCGATCTCAATTTAATGCTAATCGTAAATCGTAAAAAGTGTATTGATGACATCAGCATTCCATATAGTCATTGGCCTGTGGTTGAGTTGAACATCTTATCAGAGGATGTTAATTGGCTCAAGCCTGTgctccaaacaggaagtgctgcTCCTCCTCTGGGTTGACCCAGGGGAGAGTAATCCACAGTATAAAAGCCCGGTGTAGTTAGTCAAAGCGGGCCCATTCGCTTTGACCCACAATGCTCCCTGTCGTCTCATCGCCTCActcctttgtttgttttttgttccagcTCTCATCAGTGTTTGCTTGGCTGCCTCCTTTTCatcatctctccatttctcttctcttttctcttgTCCTCCTGTCTGGGTCCTTTAGTGGCCGAAGGTCTCAGATAGTCACGTAAGTGAGCTCgagtgctctctctctatctccctccctccgcccccatccctccatcgctctctctctctccgtgcctCCGTTTTCGCCTCTCCCCGTCTGCTGTGTCCAGGTCCTGCTCTGTTTATTCCTCTACGCAGGGCTATTGCTTATAAGGATGGTTCATAAGGGCTCATAGGGGTTCATAAGGTTTCGCAAGGGCTCTTACGGGGTTCCTAAGGGTCCGTAAGAGCTCTTAGGGGCTTATAAGGGCTCCTATGGGTTCATTAGGATTCACAAGGGCTCTTAGGGGTTCATAAGGGCTCATAAGAGCTCTTAGGGGCTTATAAGGGCTCTTAGGGGTTCATAATGGCTCTTATGGGGTCATAAGGGCTCATATTGGGTTCATAAGGGCTCTTAGGGGTTCATAATGGCTCTTATGGGGTCATAAGGGCTCATATTGGGTTCATAAGGGCTCTTAGGGGTTGATAATGGCTCTTATGGGGTCATAAGGGCTCATATTGGGTTCATAAGGGCTCTTAGGGGTTCATAAGGATTCATAAGCGCTCATATTGGGTTCATAATGGTTTGCGTTGCAGTTCTGCACAGGTGCTGCGTAAACACTGAAGTGTAGCACGTGGGTAATTTGTGACCTCGACACCTTAAAGGGTTGAGATCACAAAGTCATGTACTGTAAATACCTGTGAGGCTGTGGATACAGTAAACCTGGGTGGGGCCTGTTGAGGAGGTGGGCAGAGAAGTCCTTCACGCTTAACCTGACCActtatctttctctctgtcgATGTCTTCCCTCTCTCTAACTCCTAACCAATGTCCTTCCTTCCTCTCTTACTTACTGCGCTCTGTTGCGGATGCAATCTgtcttaatctctctctcttcctttctctccctctatctctctccttctctctctctctctctccacagaaaGTGTGCCCTGAGTGGCCAGACCAAACCCTGCAAGCACAGAATCAAGTTCGGCGACTCCAGTAACTACTACTACGTCTCCCCGTTCTGCCGTTACCGGGTGAGTGGCCTCAGCAAcgaccccgcccctctcccgGATCTGTCCAATCACACGTCGTCCCCAATTTCAGCCCGGGTTGAGGCGCCCAATGTTAGCAGTCGGTTAACGGCTGTTAACTGCTTGTTCGATTTTGGCAGCCGACACTCACGCCAGAACTCGTAGCCTGATGTATACGAGTGTCAACAAGCGTCGTATGACAGAAACGACGTGTTTTCAACAGAAAAATATGCTGCACGACACTTTATCTGATGTTGTGGACACTGTCATACCTCTTTCACACCGTGTTCATTGGACTACCAAGATGTTCAGGAACACAAAGAATTGGGTACTTAAGGAAAGGGGATGGTGCTCTGGGACAGCAGGGGTTAGTGTGTAGGCGGGAGGGTGTTGATTACCAGAAACGAAAAGGCTTGTTTAGACTTTGCCCTGCGTGTTCTGTCACAAAAAAACCACGGTTTCCTACTGTGTTTCCCTGGCAAAACCGCGGTGAGCGATgagtttaaaaatgattatggGCTTTCGCCGATTTTGGTATGCACAGGTGGACCCGGGTTTTATTTAGCCGCTGTTTCTATGCACTGCATTTTCTCTTGTCTTTTGTATCAGTCCCCGTTAGCATTGCTACACGTCGCTAGTCcaccatgtacag is a genomic window of Conger conger chromosome 19, fConCon1.1, whole genome shotgun sequence containing:
- the rab3ip gene encoding rab-3A-interacting protein isoform X2; this translates as MASEPLEGFHEVNLASPTTPDQHGVANHRTPKHAAPPSTLYRTHSGRICPPNALRADPLPTQPVYSTPAHLENKEPHNGSVPGLDGQTSSSGSAPSARLEAESGEGGALSGEEGEEPPCALSRLRSPSVMEVREKGYERLKEELAKAQRDLKLKDEECERLSKVRDQLGQELEELTASLFEEAHKMVREANVKQATAEKQLKEALGKIDVLQAEVAALKTLVLSTSPTSPCKDLPLGPKAPFKKGHARNKSTSSAMLGPQQELSITQPIVRDCKEVDTLLFSEFKAWREEPTLERSCSFLERIYREDIYPCLTFSKSELASAILEAVERNTLSVEPAGFQPLPVVKASAVECGGPKKCALSGQTKPCKHRIKFGDSSNYYYVSPFCRYRITSVCNFFTYIRYIHQGLVKQQDAEQMFWEVMQLRREMSFAKLGFYREEL
- the rab3ip gene encoding rab-3A-interacting protein isoform X1, translated to MASEPLEGFHEVNLASPTTPDQHGVANHRTPKHAAPPSTLYRTHSGRICPPNALRADPLPTQPVYSTPAHLENKEPHNGSVPGLDGQTSSSGSAPSARLEAESGEGGALSGEEGEEPPCALSRLRSPSVMEVREKGYERLKEELAKAQRDLKLKDEECERLSKVRDQLGQELEELTASLFEEAHKMVREANVKQATAEKQLKEALGKIDVLQAEVAALKTLVLSTSPTSPCKDLPLGPKAPFKKGHARNKSTSSAMLGPQQELSITQPIVRDCKEVDTLLFSEFKAWREEPTLERSCSFLERIYREDIYPCLTFSKSELASAILEAVERNTLSVEPAGFQPLPVVKASAVECGGPNGRRSQIVTKCALSGQTKPCKHRIKFGDSSNYYYVSPFCRYRITSVCNFFTYIRYIHQGLVKQQDAEQMFWEVMQLRREMSFAKLGFYREEL